The Oceaniferula marina sequence GCTCCAGGGGTGATTTTAAAATCAAGCGTAAGATCAAATCGGGCATAACGCTGCATCGTAACGATATCGCCTCCCTTCGCAGATTCGGCACCTCCACTTTCCAAGACCGTCAGCACACCATCTTTGATCGTCCAGCCCGACTTGGGGAAGGTATCGAGCTTCGCTCCACGCCAGCCATCCGTGGACGTTCCATCCCAGAGCAATATCCAACCTTTTTGAATTTCATCCGCACTCAGGCTGTTGTCTCCGCTTCCGGGCTCCAATTCCTTAATCCGGAGATTGCGCCACGCAACGGTCGTACCTTCGATGGCCTTATTATTACCAATGCCATGAACCTGGAGACCGATAAATCCTTTCGGAGTCAAATCATCCTGAATGGATGCGCGTGGGACACCGTTGAGCCAGGTTCGGATCGACGAACCAACCGCTTCAACACGGACCTTATTCCACGCTTCCGGCTTGAAACTCTCTGCTCCCTGCTTCGTGAACGCCTTGCCATCCCCTCCAAGTTTCCCTGGGCAAAGCCATCCCCGACGCGCCTCATCATAGATACCGGCACTCCAAAAACGCGCCCGTTTGGGATCGGGGTCGATTTCCACCTGATATCCGTGCACGCGGCCGGGAGGAACTTTGATATTCTTGCCCTGCCATGTATAGGTCTTCGTTTTCTCGTAACAATTACTACGAATTTGCACTCCTGAATTCAGGCGAGGATCCACCTTGAATTCATATTCCAGGATGAAGTTCCCGTAGAGCTTTTCCGTACACATAAATGTATTGGGAGTCTTGGTGACTGAATGCCCGACAATGGTTCCATTCTCCACGGTATAAGTTGCTTTGCCTCCTTTTTGGGTCCAGCCGGTGAAATCCTTACCATTGAAAAGATTGACCCAAGCTCCGTCAGCGGCCGACAATGCGGTAGCTCCAGCAAGGGACATAAGCGCAATGGCCATCGGTTTGATTGATCGTGTGTGTTGTCTGCTCATAAGATGTAAAAACTTACGAACAGCACTACCATCACCTTGCGCATGGATACACGCCAATTTTTAAACCTGTCCAAATGCGAACAAATTAATTTCTATTCATCCGGGCGCTCTTTCTTGCCTCGAGCAGAACCCGAACAAAAAGAGCCACCACCCAAATAGAGCCGGTGCCCATGAGAAACCAAGGAAACACCCAACCAAAACGAGTATAAAAAGTTCTTTCGTTCCGGCGTCCGATCTCGCCATATAATATGCCATCTTTCATCAAGGGAATGTCCACCACACGGTTTCCATAGGGGTCGAGAATCTGGGTTGTTCCGGATGTCGCACAGACCACCATCCAACGTGCATTTTCCGCGGCCCGATGGCGGAACAACTCGGCATGTTGGTGATGCTCGCGGGCTGTCCAATGCTCGGCATCCATGCTGGGGATTGCCAGAAATTCGGCCCCGTCCGCCACCATTCTTCTCACCACGTCCTCATAGTCGCAATCAAAGCAAATAGGGGTCCCAACCTTACCCAAGGGTGTGTTAATGGCTTTGGCTTCCGTCCCTGCCGTCCCGTCATCGAAAAAATGCACCGTGTGGTTTTTGTAATGATCCCCTAACTCGCCGTCAGCGTCCAAGGTAAGCGCAGTGTTGAACCAACCGTCGGCAACCACAGTCTCCGTGCCAACCACCATCACGGCCTCCTTTTCTTTTGCCAATAAGATCAAATCCAACCATTGTTTCTGATTTTTTCGGATATCCGTAGGGATCCCGTATTCCGGCCAAACAATCAAATCCACATTCTGCTCAGCCCGCTGGGTCATTTCAACATACTGGTATCCATCCGTGAGTTCGCTCTGAACCGCCATCACCTTGATCGGATCATCGATCGCAGGTGTTTTTTTGGGGAAAAGAGCCGAAAGCAACATCACGCCCAGCACCACCGCCCCCACAAGGCGCGGGCTCCGGCCACGACAACACACCAAGGCCGAGCCAAGAATCAACACAAAGCCAATTCCATACACTCCCAACCACGGCGACAGCCACATCGGCCTCAAGCCCACGCCCGGAGACATCCAGGGAAATTTCAACACGAAGATCTCACAACGAAAGAACTCCACCGCGCCCCACCACACAGCGGCAAAAAAGGCCACCACCCACTCCGATTTTCCGCCACCATAGTGCGCATGAGCCAAAGCATACCCCCTCGCAAAAAATCCAGTGAACAGAGCCAGGATCAAAACCAAGGGAACCACAAAATAGGGCATCTCCTTGAAGATGTTTACCAACCAAGACAAGGTCACTCCATAAAACAAGGCACCATGAAGCAGCCCTAGGTAAAAGCCATGGGAGGTCTTCACCCCCTGCAGAGCCAGAATCAAAGGGACCCAGGCAACGACCGCCAATCCGAACCAGCCGACCGAAGGAAAAACCACAATCCCCAAACCTGCACTCAGTAACACCAACAACACACGAAGGAACATCCCCATGCCACGACGCTAACACGCAGCAAGATCGATCGACAAGAGCCGAATGCCAAACGGCATCACCAAAAAGACCAAGTATCCGGCACATGAAGGTGATAAAAACCGGGGTCTCCTTATCGTATAGAATGGTTTGTGAACACTATCCCATCCATCTTTGTCACACTGGCTTGTCTCACTGCGGTCTCCTCCAGCTTCGGCAAACCACCCCCAATTCAAGCACCCAACGGATTTCAAGTTGATCGTGTCCATCTGGTGGATAAAAAACAAGAAGGCTCATGGGTATCCATGTGCTTCGATCCCGAAGGTAAACTCTACGTCTGTGATCAATACGGAAAGCTATATCGCATCACACTCAAAGGAGGAAAAATCAGCCACAAACAAGCATTAGCCAGCCCAGGCATGGCCCAGGGCTTATGTTGGGCATACGGTAGTCTCTATATGTCAGTGAATGGAGGCAAACAAGGCGGAGTCTATCGACTCACAAGCACAGCCAACAACGGCGAGTTTGACCAAATCAAACACATCCTGCCTATCGCCGGTTCCGGAGAACATGGTCCCCATGGCATTATCCCCAGCCCCGACGGCAAGGGACTCTACCTTGTCATTGGCAACCACTGCCGTCCAAAAACACCAACGCGCTCAATCGTCTCACACAACTGGCAAGAAGACACCTTGTTACCTCACTTACCGGATGCCAGCGGTCATGCGGTCAATGTCAAAGCTCCCGGCGGAACCTTACTCTATCTCACCCCCGACGGCAAAGACTGCGAAGTGATCTCCACCGGCATGCGCAACACCTATGACATCGCAGCCAGCCCTGACGGAGAAATTTTCGGTTATGACTCCGACATGGAATGGGACATCGGCACACCCTGGTACCGCCCCACCAGAGTGCTGCATCTTACGCGCGGAAGTGAATTCGGATGGCGGACCGGCACCGCAAAATGGCCTGATTATTATGCCGACAGCTTAGGGGCCGTCAAAAACATCGGACCAGGATCTCCAACAGGCGTTTTGTTCGGCACCCAGGCACAATTCCCTCTGAAGTACCGTAAAGCGTTGTTCTTGCTCGATTGGACGTTTGGACGGATCTATGCGGCCCACCTCAAACCTGAAGGCTTCAGCTACTCCGCCGAAATCGAAACATTCCTCACGGGTAAACCGCTACCTCTCTGCGATGCTGCCATCGGACCCGACGGAGCGATGTATTTCATCACCGGCGGCCGCCGACTCCAATCCGCCCTCTACCGGGTCAGTTACACCGGACCACTGGGCCATGAGGATACCTCACCAATGGTAACCCAACCAAACAAAATGCGATCCTTGCGCAATGAACTACTTCAGAGCAAGGACATGGATACGATTTGGCAACACCTCGACCACCCGGATCGCCTCATGCGCTACAATGCCAGGGTGGCATTGGAAAACCTTCCACATGAACCTTCCATCACCCGACTCCAAAAAGAAACCAAGTTCCAGCACATCATCACTGCCAGCCTAGCACTTGCGAGGGTCCAAGCCAATCCAACAACCATTCACCAAAAGCTCCTCAGCCTCCCCTACCCTCAACTCTCGCCACCACAAAAACTGGAATTCCTCCGTGCCGTGTCACTTACCTTTATTCGGGCAAAACAAACTGACCCTGACATTGGAATCCGCTACCTCAAACTTCTCAACCCAGTCTACCCCTCGGACAATGATCAGGAAAATAGAGAGCTCTGTAAGCTTCTCACCTATCTAGGTTCATCCAGTGCCACCGGCAAAACGGTTCAACTCATGGAACGTTCAGTGAATACCCAACAAGCGGTTGACCTCGAATTGTTGGAAGGCAATGACCGTTATGCCAAAGACATTAAATCCATGATGCGCAACCAACCTGATGCCAATGCACTCCAGTATGCACTCACCCTCATGCATGCTCAATCAGGGTGGAATCAGGCATCCGTCACCACATACTTTACTTGGCTCAATCAGGCCGAAGCCAAAAGCGGAGGCCGCAGTTATAAAGGCTTCATTCGCAATATTCGAAAAACCGCACTTACCTCGCTACCCAAGGAACTCAAAGCCACCGCTCTGGCTGCACCAAAAATCCAAGCGCCCGAGAAAGACACCCCCATGGCACAGGGACCCGGCCGGTCGTGGACACTGAACGAGGCATCCCAAACCATCCGCGACCTATCCCAGGCCAATAAGAAAAACGGCAAAAGGATGTTCCAAGCCACACTTTGCATCCATTGCCACAGCCATGGCCAATCCGGAGGAAACTCCGGACCGGACTTAACCAACCTCGCAAATCGGTTCAGCAGTCAGGACATCCTCAAAGCCATCATTACCCCCTCGGAAGAAATCTCTGAACAATATCAATTTACCATCCTTCACCTCAAGGACGGATCCCAACTGCAAGGGAAAATCATGAAAGAAAACAAGAAGAAGCTTTGGATCGCTCCCAGCGCATTCAATTTCGAACAACAGGTCGAGGTCCCAATCGACACGATCCTACGCCGAAGCGTATCGACAGTATCCCCGATGCCTCCCGCCATGATCAACTCGCTCAATGCCGACGAGCTTCGCGACCTGATGAAGTTTCTTGGCACCCCGGCACCCTGAGCCACCGCGGGTTTCCACACCCCACTCCCGGGCGATCCCCGACCTAGCGTGAAGCCGCTCTCCGGGGCTTTTATTTATCGGCCAAGGGCTCCAGTTCCAATTTGCGGAACTCAACCTCGCTTCCTTCGGCCTGAAGAGCTATCTGCCCTTTGCTTGCCGTAGCCTTGCTACCATGGTTTACGAGGGTATCATTGACCCAAACTTTAACTTCATCCCCCTTGCACTCGATCACCATGGTGTTCCATTCACCCGGTTTTTTTTCCGAGTCATCCGTCAGGTTGAGAATTCTCCGGGCATCCCCCTTGCTTCCGCCGTATTTCTGTCCTTCTTTTTTCGGACGGCGCTTTTCCATTTCAGGAACTTCGATGTTTTCCTCGATGCACCAAAAATCACCGGCGTGCCCCGATTGCATTTGAACCTCAATCGACTTGGGAAACATTCCATACAATGCCCTGGGCGTAGAAGAATGAACCAGAACTCCGCAGTTACCCGGCTTACCGGCAAAACGATATTCCACCGTCAAACGGTAATTGCTAAACGACTTCTCTGTGATCAAATGGCCTCTCGGATTCCCCAGACTGACCAACTTGCCATCACGCACGATAAAACTGGGTTGAATATCCGGATTGTTATCGGCCTTGGGCACATCCACCTTCCATCCTTTCAAATCCTTGCCATTGAACAAGGGCTCTGCAGTCAGGGCAGATACAGCCCCCATCACAACAGCTAAGACGGCTAAACTCTTCATCCTCATCTTCATAATGCATTAATAACGTGGAATGTTTCTTCTTTTTTTCAGCACACGCACAACAATGATGACATTTTTATAATTATTCACTCACTTTTGTGCCTGTAGTCAGCGTTTCCTCACGAAATGCCGACAACAAGGAGCGGAAAAGCTCACCGGGGACACCCTCACCAATCGGGCGGTCATCAATCTTCACAACCGGGATCACCTCGGCGGCCGTCCCCGTCAGGAAACATTCATCCGCCGTATAGACATCATAGCGGGTCAATGTGTCCTCAATGATCTCAATTTCCAAGCGTTCACAGAGGTCGAATATCACAGCCCGTGTGATCCCGTCCAAAGCTCCGTCAGAAATCTTCGGCGTGATCACGACACCATTTTTAACGATAAACACCGTATCTCCAGTGCATTCAGCCACTGTTCCGGCTTCGTTGAGCATCAAACCTTCCATCACTCCGGCCTTCACACATTCGATCTTCGCCATCACATTATTCAGGTAGTTCAAGGATTTCACCTGTGGACTCAAGGTTGCATGAGTCGGCCGCCGGGTTGAACAGGTGATCAGCTCCAGCCCATTCTCATAATACTCGGTGGGATACAACTGAATCGATGAAGCGATGCAAAACATCGATGGAGTTTCGCAAAGATAGGGGTTGAGCCCCAAGCCGCCGCTTCCCCGGGTTACCACCAGGCGCACATAGCCGTCCTTCAGGCCATTGGCTCGGATGGTCTCACAGACGATATCACAAACTTCCTGCTCGGACCATGGCATCTTGAGAAGGATCGCACGGGCCGAAAGGAACAACCGCTCAATGTGCTCTTCCAGCCGGAAAACCCGCCCTTCGTAGAATCGGATTCCCTCAAAAATGCCGTCACCGTACAGCAGGCCGTGATCAAAAACAGAGACTTTGGCTTCATTGGCATCGAGCAATTGTCCGTCGAGCCAGATTTTTTGTGTGTCGCTCATAATGATGAAAAATGATGGGTGCTCGCGATCGGATAAGACATTCATCCTCATCGCGGGGCGCGTGTTAAATCATGATTTTGCCTGATTGAACATGCCTTTTTTGGCGATCTCGAGAAATTTAGGTCATCATTCCCCAAAATACAGCATCTGGGATGACGAGAACGCAGAATGCCTCCTCTGTCACCTGAATGGGGCTCGACCAAGAGACAAGCGCACATCTACGGTACTTCAATCGGCAACCAAACCATCTTTCACAATCAGTGTGCGGTCACTGTGACGGGCCAGCTCCTCGTCATGGGTCACCACCACCAAGGTGGTTTGCTCTTCCCGGGCCAATTCAAGTAACATCTCCATGACTTGTGAGCCATTGCGAGAATCCAGATTTCCCGTGGGCTCATCCGCGAAAATGATTCGGGGCGAATTGACCAGAGCCCGTGCAATCGCCACACGCTGCTGTTCACCACCACTCAACTCGGCCGGCAAGTGATCCAGCCGATGGTCCAATCCCACCCGACTCAAAGAAGCCTTTGCCCGCTCAGCCATGTCCCGGCCAGAAATCATCGCAGGCATCATCACATTCTCCATAGCCGTCAACTCCGGCATCAGATAATAGTTCTGAAAAACATAGGCCATGCGCTGGTTCCTGATTTTCGCCTGCTGCCGCCGGTTCTGCGCATACAGATCAATGCCATCCACCCACACCTTCCCCTGCTCGGGACGCTCCAAACCAGCGAGGATATACATCAGCGTGGTTTTTCCGGCACCACTCGGTCCACAAAGAAAAATCGTCTCCCCTTCCTGAATCTCCAGATTGATTCCATGCAGAACCTCGACACGCTTTTTACCCACCGAATACCCCCGATGCAAATTTTCAGCTATGACCCCCGTGCTTTCACTCATGACCAATGACTAGCCGATCCCTCACAACATGCGAATGCTTTTCTTAAAAAATGTGCCGAAAAACATTGGAAAAAAATCCGTCCTGCTGCCACCGTCGGCGCATGGACACGATCACCTTCACACCGCTTTACATGGAACGCGTCTGGGGAGGGCGCGAACTCGAATCCGTCTACGGCCGAAAACTTCCGAAAAGCGAACCACCCTATGGAGAATCATGGGAAATGACGGACCGCCCGGAAGAGCAATCGGTCGTCACCGACGGCCCATACAAGGGGATGACCCTCGGCCAGCTCTGGCAGGAAAAACGCAACGAGTTGTTTGGCCCCGGATTCGAAAATTCCGAACGCTTCCCTCTCTTAATCAAGATCCTCGATGCCCGTGACGATCTCTCCATCCAAGTTCATCCACCGACAGATATCGCCCCAACTCTCAATGGCGAACCTAAAACCGAAATGTGGTACATCGCCGACGCCAACGATGACGCTCAGCTCTACGTCGGTCTCAAACAAGGAGTCAGCCGGGAGGATTTCCAACAAGCCATCAATGACGGCACCGTCGACCAGGTCGTCCACGCCATCGATGCCAAGGCTGGAGACTCTATCTTTATTCCTTCCGGGCGCCTGCACGCCATTGGTGCCGGGTTCCTGATCTACGAAATCCAACAAAACTCAGACACCACCTACCGGGTGTTCGATTGGAACCGAGTCGGCTTGGACGGAGTCCCCCGCGAGCTTCATGTCGAGGAATCCATGCGCTGCATTGATTTCGATGACATCGAACCCGGCATGGATACCCCGGATGGCAACACCCTGGCCAACTGTGAATTTTTCCATGTCGAACAACTCGAAGTCCAACAAGGCTGCAGCATTGGCAACCCGGATCCGGAAAGGTTTTCAATCGTCACCGTAGTGAAAGGTCAAATCACATCAACCGATGGACGCACCTATCAAGCTGGAGACTTCCTCCTACAACCACAAGGTGCAGCCCCCCTCACCGCCAGCACGGATGCCAGCATTCTTCAAACCACCATTCCGCAGAGCTAATCACCCTGCCACTCAGCTGGTTGCCTGGCTTGGGCTTACCCTGGCCACGGCATCGCAGGTTGGTGCCCAGCTGACTGAGCCGGTCAGCTCTGAACAAGTAGCTTCATTGCAGTGGCCGACATCTTACCGGCCAACCACAACGCCCGTCATCCAGCATCAAAAAAGTGACGCTCCGGCACCACCTTACCTTTATCACACCCGGCATTTCAGGCTCACCACATCGAAGCCACTCAATCCGCATAACGCCAAACTTTTTGCAGCCACCGCCGAATCTGTTCCAGCCGTTCTGGCCAAACTGCCCCTCCCCTTGTTAAAAATGCCTCAAGGGAAACGGGCCAACATTTACATCTATCCCGACGAGGCGTCCTTCATCCGGGAGGGAGGGTCACCCAATGCAGCGGGAACCTACGTAGGTAAAAAATCCGCGGTCCTGTTGCGGGCCGACACCTTCCTCACCCCGCCACCCAGACAAGGCAGTAAACTGCCACCCAAAGCAGACTACGACCTGCTCGTTCATGAGTTTACCCACTTGTGCATGCACGGCCATTTGGGCTACCTCCCCATCTGGTTCTCTGAAGGCACCGCCGAATACCTCGCAGCAGCCCACCAAAGCCACGGCCGCTACGACTTTTCCAACATGACCCGCCATATCCGGGACCGGATCAAACAGCACCTCCCCCAAGAAAAAGGTATCATCAAACTGCCAAGCCTATCTGACACCCTCAAACAAAACCACCAGTCCTGGCAACGCAATATCGAACAAAACGATCCGAACGTCTCCTACCAATACTACGCATCCTCATTGCTCATCGTCCATGGCCTCTTCCACGGAGGACCAAAACGCCTCAAGGCCACCACCGAGTTCGTCAACCAATGTCACAATCGCAAATTTCGCCATAAAGCATCCAACCTACTGCTCCCATCTGAAACCCACGCAGAACTCGAGCAACGTATCATCACCTACTGGCGCCCCAAAGGACTACACATCCAATTCACTCCATAATCCGCTGCAGGCTTGACAATCTAACACAACACAAAGATGTTAGAACCCATCATACCTCCATGCCATGCAGAGAATTGTCAGCAGATTATTCGATTTCATCTACCCAGCCACTTGCCACCTCTGTGAGACAGGCCTGAGCCACGGCCGACACCTCTGTTCCGGCTGCGCTCACGCCCTACCTGTGATCGAACCTCCCTTTTGCCAACAGTGCGGCGAAATGTATGATGGTCAAATCGACGGCCCATTCACCTGCCCGAACTGCCACAAGCAAGATTACCATTTTTCTTTTGCCCGGGCCTCGCTACAAAGTGAGGGATCAGCTCGCGAACTGATCCACGCTTTCAAATATCAGCGCCAGGTTCATCTGGCACCAGACTTGGCAAAACTGGCTCAACGGGCACTTGAAGACGCACGTTTCTCAAACTATCCGGATTCTGGCATCATCGTCCCCGTTCCCTTGTTCTGGCGCCGACAACAAAAACGTGGATTCAACCAATCCGAACAAATTGCCATCCATCTAGCCAAACAAACCGGCATCCCCACCTTGAACGCTCTGAAACGCACAAGAAACACCGCGACCCAAACCCGCTTCAGTAGGACCAAACGACTTCAGAACCTAAAGGGTGCTTTTTCACCCAGAAGCCGCTACCTGAAAGAATTATCCAACCGTCGAATCATTTTACTCGACGATGTTTTCACCACGGGTTCAACAGCCAACGAATGCGCACGCACGCTATCAAAACACGGAGCATCCGATATAGCGATCCTCACAGTGCTACGAGGATAATACCTCTCTAGCCATCACCAGGGCACCGGTAATTCCAGCTTGATTCCCCATCGCCGGAGTGACCAACAAACTGTCATCGTTAGGCCAGTAGCCTCCGGTTTTTGCATAATACTTCTCGCGAACCATCTCGAGCAAAAACGGCTGTTCCATCACCCCCCCACCGAGAATAATCCGGTCAGGAGCAAAACAAGCCACCAAGTTCTGAACCATCATCGCCAAATACTCGGCTTCCAAATCCCAGGCTTCGTGCCCCGGACCTAGTTCAGGGGCAGGCACTCCCCAACGAGCTCCCATGGCAGAACCGCTGGCCAGTCCCTCAAGACAAGCTCCGTGAAATGAGCAACACCCCTCAAAATCATCCAAGCGAGGTACCAGCATATGCCCGATCTCGGCATGAGGTTTTGCATTCAACGCCTTGCCATCAATCACCACGCCACCACCAATGCCGGTGCCTACCGTGATGTAAACATAGTTTTTCAAGCCCTGGGCCGCACCGGCAAAACCTTCACCAATCGCAGCCGCATTCACATCCGTATCAAAAGAAATCAGAGCATTCGGAAACGAGTCCTTCAAAAAACCTACAACGTCAGCGCCTTGCCACCCCGGCTTTGGTGTCGGCAAAATTGTCCCGTATTCCGGAGCTTCCGGAGTCACCCCAGCCGGACCAAACGTCCCATAACCAATCGCTCCCAGTTCGCCGAATTGATCCTGCGCTTGTGCAAAGTATTCACGCACCCGCTCCAGAGTGTTTTCCGAATCGGTTGTGGGAAAACGGACTTCGTCCAAAATATCGCCCGGTTCACGCGCCACGGCACAAACCATCTTCGTTCCACCGGCTTCAACGCCGCCTAACAATGCATTGTTCATAAATTCAATCAAATGGCGTAGTCTTCCCACCTTCGCTCCTGCAGAGCGAGCCATGCGGCTTTGGTTTCCGCATCTTTTTTACTATTCCCTTCGCCTTCGGCAAGGAGCATCCCTTTCCAGGAAACCGTGACTTGAAAGTTTTTTTGATGGTCCGGTCCCGATTCCTTGACCACCTCGTACACCGGACTTTCTTTGGCGATCGCCTGAAGAATTTCCTGGAGTTGCCCTTTGGGGTTTTTCTCCTCGGGTGACTCAGCCACACGGGCGACAGCTTCCGAACAAATCTCGGTGATCACTTTCCGTGCCGATTCAAGTCCACTATCGAGATAAATGGCCCCCGTCAATGCCTCAAAGCCATCGGCTAATGTCGATGTCCGTTCACGCCCACCGGTTGCTTCCTCACCCTTGCCCATCATAACATAAGCACCCAAATTGATACTGCGGGCGAATCGGCAAAGGGCATCGCCAGATACCAGACGGGCCCGAAGTTTGGTCAATTTCCCCTCATTGAAGCCTGGGAACATCGCATAAAGCAACTCCGTAAGCACCAACTGAATCACCGCATCACCCAAAAATTCGAGACGCTGGTTATCAAAACGAGGACGCTGGGTCTCATAAGCCAGGCTAGGGTGGGTCAAAGCCTCAGCCATCAGTAGGGAGTTGGTAAATTTATACCCGATTACATCTTCCAGCGATTTCATAGCGATCCAGACAAACGGGCGTTTCAGCCTCGCGTTGAAGAAATTATCTCATTTTTCACCAATGGGAAGAACGAAAGATGCCAAACCGGCCAAAAACCATTACAGCATGAAGGCAAAATGGGGTGACTGACGGGATTCGAACCCGCGACAACCGGAATCACAATCCGGGGCTCTACCCCTGAGCTACAGTCACCATCGTTTTGTTGCCTCTGCGGCCTTGTCGCAGGAGTGCGGCGCGGAAATAAGCCATTAGCAGCCACTTGCAAAGAGAAAAATGCAGCAAGTTCAAAAAAATTATCCATTTTGCGGAATCTTCACCAGAATCAAGGCCGCTTCATGGCGTCTCTCACCACTTTTTTACTCAGAAAAATTAAGCACAGCACCGGATAAACACAGACAAACACAATATTCATCACATTGCCAACCCCCTGGCTGAGCTGATGAATCCCAGCCTGGCTCTCATTCTGAAGCTCCACCATACTCTCCTGAAAGTGCGCCGTCACAAACATACCCCAAACCATCATCCCGATAGCCAACACAATACGCACAACCGCCCACACTTGGCTAAGTTTCGGAGCCCAGGCTTTACGCTTCAACAACCCGATCCCCGCAACCAACAACATCACTGCCAAGATCCACTTCACTCCGGCATCCACATAGATGTAGACTTTCATCCCATCAAAAGCATCCAGCATCGGCTGCAGTTGCTGGAACTCCTCGCCCCCTTTCTCGACCATTGCCCGAATAAAAAAGAGCGAGGCAATCCCCACAAGGGACATGATCCCACCCAAAATGGCATAGCAGATATGAATAATCCCAAACACCTTGGGCAGGGAAGTCCCCTGCGCCGGAGGAAGCTCGGGGACAACAACGGGGGACATCCCGGATTGGGAAACCTGATAAGGCGACGGTTCTTGATCCATGCCCCGGATCATAACCAGCGCGAGGATCGCGTAAAGAGCCATCTTCCGGCTCGACA is a genomic window containing:
- a CDS encoding 3-keto-disaccharide hydrolase; this encodes MAIALMSLAGATALSAADGAWVNLFNGKDFTGWTQKGGKATYTVENGTIVGHSVTKTPNTFMCTEKLYGNFILEYEFKVDPRLNSGVQIRSNCYEKTKTYTWQGKNIKVPPGRVHGYQVEIDPDPKRARFWSAGIYDEARRGWLCPGKLGGDGKAFTKQGAESFKPEAWNKVRVEAVGSSIRTWLNGVPRASIQDDLTPKGFIGLQVHGIGNNKAIEGTTVAWRNLRIKELEPGSGDNSLSADEIQKGWILLWDGTSTDGWRGAKLDTFPKSGWTIKDGVLTVLESGGAESAKGGDIVTMQRYARFDLTLDFKITPGANSGVKYFCQPNLNPITGGGAVAKTGSAIGLESQILDDAKHPDAKKGRDGNRTMSSLYDLITADAGKQPKPVGEWNQMRVVTDGKHVEHWLNGKKVVSYDRGTPEFKEIVAKSKYRKVPGFGEWPDGHILLQDHGNTVHFRNVKLNVPPVPKGK
- a CDS encoding apolipoprotein N-acyltransferase: MGMFLRVLLVLLSAGLGIVVFPSVGWFGLAVVAWVPLILALQGVKTSHGFYLGLLHGALFYGVTLSWLVNIFKEMPYFVVPLVLILALFTGFFARGYALAHAHYGGGKSEWVVAFFAAVWWGAVEFFRCEIFVLKFPWMSPGVGLRPMWLSPWLGVYGIGFVLILGSALVCCRGRSPRLVGAVVLGVMLLSALFPKKTPAIDDPIKVMAVQSELTDGYQYVEMTQRAEQNVDLIVWPEYGIPTDIRKNQKQWLDLILLAKEKEAVMVVGTETVVADGWFNTALTLDADGELGDHYKNHTVHFFDDGTAGTEAKAINTPLGKVGTPICFDCDYEDVVRRMVADGAEFLAIPSMDAEHWTAREHHQHAELFRHRAAENARWMVVCATSGTTQILDPYGNRVVDIPLMKDGILYGEIGRRNERTFYTRFGWVFPWFLMGTGSIWVVALFVRVLLEARKSARMNRN
- a CDS encoding c-type cytochrome, which translates into the protein MNTIPSIFVTLACLTAVSSSFGKPPPIQAPNGFQVDRVHLVDKKQEGSWVSMCFDPEGKLYVCDQYGKLYRITLKGGKISHKQALASPGMAQGLCWAYGSLYMSVNGGKQGGVYRLTSTANNGEFDQIKHILPIAGSGEHGPHGIIPSPDGKGLYLVIGNHCRPKTPTRSIVSHNWQEDTLLPHLPDASGHAVNVKAPGGTLLYLTPDGKDCEVISTGMRNTYDIAASPDGEIFGYDSDMEWDIGTPWYRPTRVLHLTRGSEFGWRTGTAKWPDYYADSLGAVKNIGPGSPTGVLFGTQAQFPLKYRKALFLLDWTFGRIYAAHLKPEGFSYSAEIETFLTGKPLPLCDAAIGPDGAMYFITGGRRLQSALYRVSYTGPLGHEDTSPMVTQPNKMRSLRNELLQSKDMDTIWQHLDHPDRLMRYNARVALENLPHEPSITRLQKETKFQHIITASLALARVQANPTTIHQKLLSLPYPQLSPPQKLEFLRAVSLTFIRAKQTDPDIGIRYLKLLNPVYPSDNDQENRELCKLLTYLGSSSATGKTVQLMERSVNTQQAVDLELLEGNDRYAKDIKSMMRNQPDANALQYALTLMHAQSGWNQASVTTYFTWLNQAEAKSGGRSYKGFIRNIRKTALTSLPKELKATALAAPKIQAPEKDTPMAQGPGRSWTLNEASQTIRDLSQANKKNGKRMFQATLCIHCHSHGQSGGNSGPDLTNLANRFSSQDILKAIITPSEEISEQYQFTILHLKDGSQLQGKIMKENKKKLWIAPSAFNFEQQVEVPIDTILRRSVSTVSPMPPAMINSLNADELRDLMKFLGTPAP
- a CDS encoding 3-keto-disaccharide hydrolase, whose product is MKSLAVLAVVMGAVSALTAEPLFNGKDLKGWKVDVPKADNNPDIQPSFIVRDGKLVSLGNPRGHLITEKSFSNYRLTVEYRFAGKPGNCGVLVHSSTPRALYGMFPKSIEVQMQSGHAGDFWCIEENIEVPEMEKRRPKKEGQKYGGSKGDARRILNLTDDSEKKPGEWNTMVIECKGDEVKVWVNDTLVNHGSKATASKGQIALQAEGSEVEFRKLELEPLADK
- the ilvE gene encoding branched-chain-amino-acid transaminase; the protein is MSDTQKIWLDGQLLDANEAKVSVFDHGLLYGDGIFEGIRFYEGRVFRLEEHIERLFLSARAILLKMPWSEQEVCDIVCETIRANGLKDGYVRLVVTRGSGGLGLNPYLCETPSMFCIASSIQLYPTEYYENGLELITCSTRRPTHATLSPQVKSLNYLNNVMAKIECVKAGVMEGLMLNEAGTVAECTGDTVFIVKNGVVITPKISDGALDGITRAVIFDLCERLEIEIIEDTLTRYDVYTADECFLTGTAAEVIPVVKIDDRPIGEGVPGELFRSLLSAFREETLTTGTKVSE
- a CDS encoding ABC transporter ATP-binding protein, with protein sequence MSESTGVIAENLHRGYSVGKKRVEVLHGINLEIQEGETIFLCGPSGAGKTTLMYILAGLERPEQGKVWVDGIDLYAQNRRQQAKIRNQRMAYVFQNYYLMPELTAMENVMMPAMISGRDMAERAKASLSRVGLDHRLDHLPAELSGGEQQRVAIARALVNSPRIIFADEPTGNLDSRNGSQVMEMLLELAREEQTTLVVVTHDEELARHSDRTLIVKDGLVAD